Proteins co-encoded in one Raphanus sativus cultivar WK10039 unplaced genomic scaffold, ASM80110v3 Scaffold0166, whole genome shotgun sequence genomic window:
- the LOC108841537 gene encoding glycylpeptide N-tetradecanoyltransferase 1 — protein sequence MGDESSLPGSLEEKADQIAEVTPLVGDDASLETIVRRFQDSMSVEKTHKFWETQPVGQFKDIGDTSLPEGPIEAATPLSEVKQEPYNLPAAYEWTTCDMKSDYVCSEVYNLLKNNYVEDDENMFRFNYSKEFLSWALRPPGYYQSWHIGVRAKVSKKLVAFISGVPARIRVRDDVVKMAEINFLCVHKKLRSKRLAPVMIKEVTRRVHLENIWQAAYTAGVVLPTPVATCQYWHRTLNPKKLIDVGFSRLGARMTMSRTIKLYKLPDVPATPGFRKMEPCDVPAVTRLLRNYLSQFVVATDFDENDVEHWLLPREDVVDSYLVESPETHDVTDFCSFYTLPSTILGNPNYSTLKAAYSYYNVATKTTFLQLMSDALIVAKQKGFDVFNALDVMHNESFLKELKFGPGDGQLHYYLYNYRLRSALKPSELGLVLL from the coding sequence ATGGGCGACGAAAGTTCACTTCCTGGCTCTCTGGAAGAGAAAGCAGATCAAATTGCTGAAGTAACTCCATTGGTTGGGGACGATGCTTCACTGGAAACTATAGTCCGAAGATTCCAGGACTCCATGTCAGTGGAGAAAACACACAAGTTCTGGGAGACTCAACCCGTTGGGCAGTTCAAAGATATCGGTGACACGAGTCTACCTGAAGGTCCTATTGAAGCTGCGACTCCCTTGTCTGAGGTCAAGCAGGAGCCCTACAACCTACCCGCTGCTTATGAATGGACCACGTGCGATATGAAGTCTGATTACGTCTGCTCGGAGGTTTACAACCTTCTGAAGAACAACTATGTCGAGGATGATGAGAATATGTTCAGGTTCAATTACTCTAAGGAGTTTCTGAGTTGGGCTTTGCGTCCGCCTGGCTACTATCAGAGTTGGCATATAGGAGTTCGTGCCAAGGTATCAAAGAAACTCGTGGCGTTTATCAGTGGTGTGCCAGCTAGGATCAGGGTGCGTGACGATGTTGTGAAGATGGCGGAGATCAATTTCTTGTGCGTTCACAAGAAGCTTAGGTCGAAGAGGCTTGCACCTGTCATGATTAAGGAGGTTACGAGGAGGGTTCATTTGGAGAATATATGGCAAGCAGCTTACACTGCAGGGGTTGTGCTTCCGACACCAGTTGCGACCTGCCAGTATTGGCACAGGACCTTGAACCCGAAGAAGCTCATCGATGTCGGATTTTCAAGGCTTGGTGCAAGAATGACAATGAGCAGAACCATCAAGCTGTACAAGTTACCAGATGTACCGGCTACTCCTGGATTTAGGAAAATGGAGCCCTGTGATGTCCCTGCTGTGACACGGCTGCTTAGGAATTATCTTAGTCAGTTTGTTGTTGCTACAGACTTTGATGAGAATGATGTTGAGCACTGGCTTCTCCCAAGGGAGGATGTTGTGGACAGTTACCTTGTAGAAAGCCCGGAGACCCATGATGTTACTGATTTCTGCAGCTTCTACACTCTTCCTTCAACAATTCTCGGCAACCCCAACTACTCAACACTGAAAGCTGCTTATTCATACTACAATGTGGCAACAAAGACGACTTTTCTTCAGCTGATGAGTGATGCTCTAATAGTCGCCAAACAGAAGGGTTTTGATGTATTCAATGCATTGGATGTTATGCACAATGAGAGTTTCCTCAAAGAGCTGAAGTTTGGGCCAGGAGACGGGCAGCTTCACTATTATCTCTACAATTATCGTCTAAGAAGCGCTTTAAAGCCATCAGAGCTTGGGCTGGTGCTGCTGTGA
- the LOC108841533 gene encoding disease resistance protein RPS2, whose translation MDCISSLLVGVAQVLCEYMNMAERRAGHKTDLKQAISDLETATGELKAIRDDLNLRIQRDNLEGRSCTNRAREWLGAVQAAEAKTESILARNMRREQRKRVRRRCLSCLGCAEYKLSKKVLGTLKSINELRQRSEDIETDGGLIQETCMEIPMKTVVGNTTMMEQVLELLSEEERGTIGVYGPGGVGKTALMKSINNELITKGHQYDVLIWVTMSREFGECTIQQAVGERLGLSWDDKETGEGRAFKIYRALKQKRFLLLLDDVWEEIDLDKTGVPRPDRENKCKVMFTTRSVALCSNMGAECKLRVEFLEKQYAWELFCDKVGRRDLLESPLIRRHAEIIVSKCGGLPLALITLGGAMAHRETEEEWIHACEVLNRFPAAMKGMDYVFAHLKFSYDNLESDLLRTCFLYCALFPEEHSIEIEQLVEYWLGEGFLISSHGVNTLYNGYFLIGDLKAACLLETGDEKTQVKMHNVVRSFALWMASEQGTYKELILIEPSMGLTEAPKTENWQQALVISLMDNRIKTLPEKPICLNLTTLLLQQNISLKKIPTSFFMHMPVLRVLDLSFTSITEIPLSIKYLVELYHLALSGTKISVLPQELRYLRNLKHLDLQRTQFLQTIPRDAICWLSKLEVLNLYYSYAGWELQSYGEDEVEELGFADLEHLENLTTLGITVLSLESLRTLYEFDALHKCLQHLHVEECNDLLYFDLSSLSNHGRNLRRLSIKSCHDLECLVTPTDVDWLPSLEVLTLHSLQKLSRVWGNSVSQECLRNIRCINISHCHKLKNVSWVPQLPKLETIDLFDCRELEELTSDHESPSIEDLVLFPGLKTLSIRDLPELSSILPSRFSFKKLETLVIINCPKVKKLPFQERVQPNLPAVYCDKKWWEALEEDQPITELCCSPRFVPN comes from the coding sequence ATGGATTGCATCTCATCTCTACTCGTGGGCGTGGCTCAGGTGTTGTGTGAATATATGAATATGGCAGAGAGAAGAGCAGGACATAAGACTGATCTTAAGCAAGCCATCAGTGATCTCGAAACAGCCACAGGTGAGCTGAAGGCCATACGTGACGACCTTAACTTACGCATCCAACGAGACAATCTAGAGGGTCGAAGCTGCACAAACCGTGCCAGGGAGTGGCTCGGTGCGGTGCAAGCAGCGGAGGCAAAAACAGAATCCATTCTAGCGAGGAATATGCGTCGGGAACAGAGGAAAAGAGTGCGGAGGAGATGCCTCAGTTGCTTAGGTTGTGCTGAGTACAAACTGAGCAAGAAGGTTTTGGGGACGCTGAAGAGTATCAATGAGCTTAGACAGCGCTCTGAAGATATAGAAACAGATGGTGGGTTGATTCAAGAGACTTGTATGGAGATACCGATGAAGACCGTGGTTGGGAATACAACAATGATGGAACAGGTGTTGGAACTTCtcagtgaagaagaaagaggaaCCATCGGTGTTTATGGACCTGGTGGGGTTGGGAAGACAGCGTTAATGAAGAGCATTAACAACGAGCTGATCACAAAAGGTCATCAGTACGATGTACTGATATGGGTTACAATGTCCCGTGAATTTGGCGAATGTACAATACAGCAAGCTGTTGGAGAGCGGTTGGGTTTATCTTGGGATGACAAGGAGACAGGGGAAGGTAGAGCTTTCAAGATATACAGAGCTTTGAAACAGAAACGGTTCTTGTTGTTGCTTGACGATGTCTGGGAAGAGATAGACTTGGACAAGACTGGAGTTCCTCGACCTGACAGGGAAAACAAATGCAAAGTGATGTTCACGACACGGTCCGTGGCATTATGCAGCAACATGGGTGCCGAATGCAAGCTGAGAGTGGAATTTCTTGAGAAGCAATACGCGTGGGAGCTCTTTTGTGATAAAGTTGGGAGAAGAGATCTCTTGGAGTCACCGTTGATTCGCAGGCACGCCGAGATCATCGTCAGCAAATGCGGTGGATTGCCACTGGCGTTGATCACTTTAGGAGGAGCCATGGCTCACAGAGAGACTGAAGAAGAGTGGATTCACGCGTGTGAAGTTCTGAATAGATTTCCAGCAGCGATGAAGGGTATGGACTATGTATTTGCACATTTAAAATTCAGCTACGACAATCTCGAGAGCGATCTGCTTCGAACTTGTTTCTTGTACTGCGCTTTGTTCCCAGAAGAACATTCTATTGAGATAGAACAGCTTGTTGAGTACTGGCTCGGAGAAGGCTTTCTCATCAGCTCCCACGGTGTTAACACGTTATACAATGGATATTTTCTGATTGGAGATCTGAAAGCGGCATGTTTGTTGGAAACTGGGGATGAGAAAACGCAGGTGAAGATGCATAATGTCGTTAGGAGCTTTGCACTGTGGATGGCATCTGAACAGGGGACTTATAAAGAGCTAATCCTTATCGAGCCGAGTATGGGACTTACTGAAGCTCCCAAAACAGAAAACTGGCAACAGGCGTTGGTGATTTCGTTGATGGATAACAGAATCAAGACCTTGCCTGAAAAACCCATATGCCTGAATCTGACAACGCTGCTGCTCCAACAGAACATTTCTTTGAAGAAGATTCCAACAAGCTTTTTCATGCATATGCCTGTTCTCAGAGTCCTTGACTTGTCCTTCACAAGTATCACTGAGATCCCACTTTCTATTAAGTATTTGGTGGAGTTGTATCATCTGGCTCTGTCGGGTACAAAGATAAGTGTATTGCCCCAGGAGCTTAGGTATCTTAGAAACCTGAAGCATCTAGACCTACAAAGAACTCAGTTTCTCCAGACAATCCCACGAGATGCCATATGTTGGCTAAGCAAGCTCGAGGTTCTGAACCTATACTACAGTTACGCTGGTTGGGAACTGCAGAGCTatggagaagatgaagtagaAGAACTTGGATTTGCCGACCTGGAACACTTAGAAAACCTCACCACATTGGGTATCACTGTTCTCTCACTGGAGAGCCTGAGAACACTCTACGAGTTTGACGCCTTGCATAAATGTCTACAGCATCTGCACGTTGAAGAGTGCAATGATCTCCTCTACTTCGATCTATCATCCCTTTCTAACCACGGTAGGAACTTAAGAAGACTTAGCATTAAGAGTTGCCATGACTTGGAGTGCCTGGTCACACCAACAGATGTTGATTGGCTTCCAAGTCTAGAGGTTCTGACGTTACACAGCCTCCAGAAACTAAGCAGAGTCTGGGGAAATTCTGTAAGCCAAGAGTGTCTGCGGAATATCCGTTGCATTAACATTTCACACTGCCACAAGCTGAAGAACGTCTCATGGGTTCCACAACTCCCGAAGTTAGAGACGATTGATCTGTTCGACTGCAGAGAGCTAGAGGAACTGACTAGTGACCATGAGAGTCCATCCATTGAAGATCTAGTATTGTTCCCAGGTTTGAAGACTTTGTCAATTAGGGATCTACCAGAACTAAGCAGCATCCTTCCATCTCGATTTTCTTTCAAGAAACTAGAAACTTTAGTCATCATAAATTGCCCCAAAGTGAAGAAACTACCATTTCAGGAAAGGGTCCAGCCAAACTTGCCAGCAGTTTACTGTGATAAGAAATGGTGGGAGGCACTGGAAGAAGATCAACCAATCACAGAGCTTTGTTGTTCACCACGCTTTGTTCCAAATTGA
- the LOC130501331 gene encoding probable F-box protein At5g47300 gives MIHMSDLPEDLIEEILSRVPAASLKRFRTTCKRWNALLKDQGFTEKHFRKAPKQSQVLFGFLGRLKICSLSVNGCPSIEVIDEIRLTDPVYIYKQFVISEVFHCDGLLLCTNEKKTGLVVCNPCTRQARWIKPSNRHKMSDTYTLGSYQDIKSNNITSYKILRCDTYEDKARFEIYEFGCNSWRILDVTNDYKTRYSDGVSWRGKTNWVSWDKKERAMVIVSFDYTQERFGVRMRLPYFRFGISTISLSVVGEEKLSVLLLPSDTMRREIWVTNKIDEWNKVFTMDKRKRDWLVNGVSLLFDDEKKVFLCCERLFIPDLPGFERVLGEEDEKLKESGRVYVVGEDKEVKQVNGEAIDVFYDYVPSLVQILKLSQKRKRGD, from the coding sequence ATGATACATATGTCGGACCTTCCTGAGGATTTGATAGAGGAGATACTCTCTCGCGTCCCGGCGGCATCTCTGAAACGGTTTCGAACTACTTGCAAACGATGGAACGCTTTATTGAAAGACCAGGGATTCACGGAGAAACACTTTCGTAAAGCTCCAAAGCAGTCTCAGGTTCTCTTCGGGTTTTTAGGTAGATTGAAGATTTGTTCGTTGAGCGTCAATGGATGCCCATCTATAGAGGTCATAGATGAGATCAGACTAACCGACcctgtttatatttataaacaattCGTAATTTCTGAAGTCTTCCACTGCGACGGCTTATTATTATGCACTAACGAAAAAAAGACTGGGCTAGTGGTTTGTAACCCTTGTACACGTCAAGCCAGGTGGATCAAACCCAGTAATCGTCACAAGATGAGCGACACCTATACTCTTGGATCCTACCAAGACATCAAATCCAACAATATTACTAGCTACAAAATATTGAGATGCGATACATATGAGGACAAGGCAAGATTCGAAATCTATGAGTTTGGATGTAATTCATGGAGGATTCTAGACGTCACTAATGACTACAAAACTAGGTATTCGGACGGCGTGTCATGGAGGGGAAAAACGAATTGGGTTTCTTGGGATAAAAAAGAGAGAGCCATGGTTATAGTCAGTTTTGATTATACACAGGAGAGATTTGGAGTACGTATGCGTCTTCCCTATTTTAGATTTGGTATTTCGACTATTTCTCTATCAGTTGTTGGAGAAGAGAAACTTTCGGTGCTATTACTACCCTCAGATACGATGAGGAGAGAGATATGGGTAACAAATAAGATTGATGAGTGGAACAAGGTCTTCACAATGGATAAACGGAAACGTGATTGGTTGGTAAATGGCGTAAGTCTTTTGTTCGACGATGAGAAGAAAGTCTTCTTGTGTTGTGAGAGATTATTTATTCCAGACCTGCCAGGGTTCGAACGCGTTCTTGGGGAGGAGGATGAGAAATTGAAAGAATCAGGGAGGGTATACGTTGTTGGGGAGGATAAGGAAGTCAAACAAGTGAATGGAGAAGCCATAGATGTTTTTTATGATTATGTTCCAAGTTTAGTTCAAATTCTGAAGTTGAGTCAAAAGAGAAAGAGGGGTGACTAA